The genomic stretch ATTCGCGCCACTTAGCGCAATTGGGTAGAGAAGCCCCTTCACGTCACCGTTTTAGTACCTGGTCAATTGAGGTGGGCTCCTTGGTCAAACGCGTAATGTTTCTGATTTACTCTCTCGCCTCCTGAGTCATGGAGTTAATCATTTTCTCCAGCCTTGGTGACGAAAGCCGGGCGTATATAAGAGCGCACCTGGGAAGGGGGTTTTGGTGAAGCGTACCAGACGTCTAATTGCGCACAACAGCATCGCGACCAAACAACATCAGCATGATTGCAaacatctctcttctctgcctaTCGTCGCTTCTGATTTTGAATATTGTTGGGGCTAAACCGATTTCTAGTTTGCAGGTGAGTTTACGGACAGTTGTCCCTTTTTATGCagtttgtgcatgtttgggaTTATACATTTCAATTACTTCTCGGTTCCTTTAGATTAATTTAGAGTGAGTAAAGACATTCAGGATTTGTTTGAAAGGCACTGTTCATCCATTGTTTCTTTCTTCTGTTAATCTTCCCTCTTGTAGAATCTGAAACAGCTACTGGAGGACGAGGCAGTGGGACCGTACTTCGACATGAATGAATCCGAGGTGGATGGGAAGGATTTGAGCCCAGAAAGGAGCGATTTCGGTGCGGGGGCAACGGGGCATCCCTGGGAGAATGCAGAGGGTGATACCGCTATGTCTGGCAAGGAGAACGCGCTCGCACGCCTCCTCAACGACATCCTCTCCACGTCCAAGCGCTCCTGGAGCCGGTTCAAGAAGGGAGGACTGCGCAGCTGCTTCGGCGTGCGTCTGGAGAGAATAGGCTCCTTTAGCGGTTTGGGTTGCTAAACCAAAAGGTAGGTTAGATATTAATAAGTCCGATTATTTGAGATAAATTCGAAATTGCATTACGTAGTGTCATAGTGTGTTAATTCGAATTTGTGAAAAAATGGTTGtacgaataggcctacattctatTCCTGTAAACATACTTTTAATGCAATACTGCAAGTTAAGGAAATGTTACATTTTATAAGAAGACTTGGAGTGGGCAATAAAGGACGTGTTGCTGACGACGACTGTGTCTTGTTTCATTGTTGAAGGTTCTAATGGCAAGGACTTGCCCATTACTTGAAGTCTTCGGGCAGAAGGACTAAGTGACCAAGTGGAGCATTGGACGCGCGTTTACAATGAACTTTTCTTTGGAGTATTTAATTTccgttatttttttgttcagaTATCATTTAATGTATTAAATGGCATTAGAGATGTACATACTTTTTAATGACATTTACTGATGTTACCTGttgtatctatttatctatttatttatttcattgctGAGACCTGTAGTCCTGGAATTGACTGTATCGCAGTAAAATACATATTTTGCATAATAAAAACTCTTCTACTTATTTTTTGCATTGTTCTACAATCAGGCAGAGATACCACTCTGATATAGGCCTAACCTGCAATTAAATTAACTTCATAGATTTGACGTAGATGTACACAATTcatcaaataaattaataatCGGCAACTCAGAAGGACTGTTTCATTAAATGATTTTAGCGGTGTATTTCTTTCTGGCACAGGATGCTTGAGCCGAGGACATGTGAACCGTTACTGAACATCCCCAAAGCCTTGATAAATCTGTTAGCTCACTTTACAAACTCCACGAACACCATTCGACCCGTTTGAGCTGATATGAAACATGAGCAATGGCTTGACTCCTTATATGAAACACGAGCAAATTACAAAAATGCCCGGTATCCCATCGCCTAGCAGCTAGTTCAAATAGCAGGGCACACTCAATCATGCTCAGTGTGCTGCTTCTGTAAAGGATGTTCTTCCTGAGCCGACACTTCCAGCACTCATCACTAACAGGTGTCGGCATGCCATGCTCATCTCTGACACTACGAGGAGTGAAAGAGATAAAGCCGAGAGTGAACGGTATataaatcataatcataagCTCTCACATTCATTACAAACCCCACCGGCGGAGCTCGCACGCACCTCACACACCGTAGCACAAGCGCAAGGATTAACGCAATGGCCAAGTGTCTCATCTCTGCTGGATGTCTTCTCCTGGTCGTAGCACAGGTCTGTGTGCGATGCAGCCCCGTGGACAGGAGAGACCAATCCCAAGAGCTGGACACTCTGAaggtgagaggcagagaggtctGTCATCCCAGCGTGCAGATACCTCAAAGTCACAGCCAGTGATGGAGATCTCCAATGTGTGCCCTGAAAACCAAACCAAACGGTCTTATTATTTATTGTTGATTATATAACATTCAGGTTTCAAGTGAACTATATGTCACCTTGTGAACATAATCGAgtgaaaaatattttattttctaaGGACTTAATCAAAGTGCTGCATGAGCAGCTCACGGAGAGCGAGATAACAGGTGATACCCAACGATTTGACAGCGCCGAAGACGCGGCTCGAAACCTACAGACAGAGGAGGGCTCGCTGGTAGTGGATGCACCCAGCAGATTGCCTACTGTTGGCGCAGCGATTTCTAGGCTGCTAGACCTTTCCAGAGCGGCCAAATCCAGCAACTGCTTTGGTAGACGAATCGACAGGATTGGCACATGGAGTGGTCTTGGATGCAACACCGTGAAATTGGGTAAATGCTATTCGTGCCTAAATTCACCAACGACAGATTTCACTCACATCGGTATTCCAAAAGCATTAACATCATGCTGAGTAGCCTTCAAATTACAATTTAAATGCGTAATTGATGATTGCGTAATGACATCTTTACGCACGGCACTTGTGGCCCAGTATCTAGAAGGATATGCTACATCAGCGCCAAAAAACCCTGACGATAGCCTTTATAATCAGCCACAATTGATATGAAGGTCTGTACTATTCTGTACTCTGTGTGAACATGTCTTGGTATTCTGTCCATGCTGTTCTTAATGTCTGTGTTTCAGGGAACGTGAAGCGGATATTCAGAAAATGAGCAGGATTCTGGTCATTTGATCTCTCACTGGCTGGACTGAACACATCCTCTATCACATGTGGTTTCATCTGCCACCCCAGCTACCACAGCTCCTATATCCCCTTACCCACACACAATTTTTAGCTGTTGATGTTTACATCCTAAAACATTTATGATGTGGCTAATAAAATGAGCGAATCATAAAATCATTGTTTGTATTGTCAgtttaaaaacattttgttatgtgtttatttttttctttgtacACTTATGTTTCACCTGTCTCTGCTGTGTGGGCCTTAAGTACATTCCTAAGCAATAAAACGtgataaagtaggcctattgtgaGTCTGATCCATTTTTATATTGTTGTTTGCATGTGGATACGAACTATTACACCACCGACTAAGTGCGTGTCATAAAAAAATAGCATCTTTAACGCATTGATTAATAGATAGTTTTCTCTGCATTACTGCAACATGTCAATAATAACACAACCATGTGAACTACAACAGTCTATTAAACCCACAAATGACCAGCTATTTGGATTTTTAAAATGGCAAATCATAGCAAAATACCATTAATTATGGTTTGGAGAATGGAACACGTACATTGACTGCGTGGGAAAACCGAATACATCATCAGGCGGAGGTGGTGTTGTATGCGCAAATGTATTGAGTTAGACCTATCCATTTAGTTGCAGGATGTAAGGCCCAAAGCGACATAGAGCAATTGGAAACAATGCTGGCACAATAGATATTTCGTTTGTCAATTTGATCAGACTCTCTAGAGTGCTTGTAGCAGGACGGAAATTGCATCCCACCCATAacatgttttttcttcttcttctaatcAATCAAAGACATAGCTGCATATCCTCCCCCAGCTTTTTGAGCTGATGGGAATGAACAGTGAAGGAATAATTTAATTATGTTATCTCTGTCCACGGAAGGGACCGCGGAATCCTTCACCAGGCACGGAGCCAAAAAAGAATGACCTAACTGCTAAGTGATTCCCTATTCACAGAGTTCGGAATAGTTATTCTTAGGTCCGTTATCGACCTTACCGGGAAACTGCATCACTTTACACATACGGAGCGAATTCCAACACGATTTCAACAATCTCTACAACTTGTCTAGCCCTGGATATCCTAAACGCATAAGTAAAGAGTGAAGTCATGAGTCATGCAGTCACGATCATGTTGAAATCAAATCCTTGGAGTACAGATATTGTGCGCAAAATGTCCATGCACTTCCCTGCTTTCCATttctgctgcgctgtgctgtggcgCCTGACGCGTACGTCCCCTGATCCAAGAGAAGCGGCGCCAGCCACATAACGCACACCTTGTCAGAGTAAAACGTACGCTATACCCGTAATAGCGGCCGTGAGGAGTACAGGGATGACGATGTCATAGGTATGCGTCTTATCACTGAAGACAAAGCTTAATAAGGACGTATTTCCGACAGGGCCCTTTATCGCTATGAGGTGTCGGTATGCAGCTTCCATTCCTCGCATAGCTATGCGTGTCAGACTTTTCAGTATAAAAGACAGTGGCCTCGCAAATCATAGGCATAGAGAAAACCACAAAACGGGCATTACCACAAGCAatacagctgctgctactactactactactactactactactgcataCAGCAGGACTACAGAAGAGTCTACGGGTCTTTAAGATAACAGCATACAGAGAAAATGCAGCTTTTCAACATTCCAATTACTCTCCTTCTTGCGTTCCTGAACTTGCACCTGCTGAGTGGGCACCCAGTGGTGCCCAGTGAGACCTTATCCAGTGAAGATGTGGACATCTTAAAGGTAAGGCTTGCATTTACCAGCGTCTGCATATCGGGGGATCATGTGAAAGAAAGTACCATGACAGCCAGCATGCCCAATACTGTTACTCTGTTCTCGGGGATGGATGTAAGTGCAATATTGCGCTATACCTAACGAGTTATTTTTCTGCAACAGGTTCTTCTTCGCCAATTGGAGGACTCTATCCCTGAACAAAGACCAGCTGCCTCTGATGGCGACTCTGCGCAGAGGGATGCGGACGTGCCTTTGGAAGACATGTCGCTACCCGAAGAAGAGGACTACACACAGCCTCAGAGTGCCCAGCATCCTAGACTGAGTCTGGCTGACGTGAAAGAGTTTCTTTCGGCCCGCGACCTGAAGGCCGTCCGTAACGACTCTTCAAAGAGATACTCTGCATGCTTCGGGAGACGCATGGACAGGATCGGTTCTATGACTTCACTGGGATGCAACACTGTTGGACGCAAAAGTAAGTTAACGGACATCCAACAGGCCTACATACATAATATGATAGACATGGCATTGTCAGATATTTATCACATCTTATTGTTTTCTATGCTCTTTCACATTTGCAGATCGGAGAAGATGAAGTCTTAATGGAGAAACTGGAAGCGATACGCCATTACATATCATGAATTGGAATTGCATtcatatttatacatatttattttgatatttattgaACTGAAGTTGTGATCTTCTTATATATGCCCAGGcttatgtgtgtctatgaactgattgttttattttactgtatttaCTTTACAGCACTTGTTATGGGTCAGAATGAACAATTCAATAAATGTTTACAACTTATAAAAAATCTTCACTGACTGCTTTGTTCTAATATTTCCATCTATTATTATACTGACAAGAGATATTCATGAGGTGCTGGCCATGTTCAGTAATGATATCAGAAACATCTATAAACTTTGCAGGCGATTCGCAAGCTGCAACTTTACTAAGGAGCTAAACCTGTACCATACGGAGTTGATAATCTTATAATAGTCATACACGCCTTAACACTGACGTCTGACTTAAAAAGAATAGTAAGTAGAAGTAGTTAAAGAGTAAAATAACAACAGGGTGCGACAACAGGAAGTTTTCTCGTGGCTATCATCGCAGCTGGGATTTCAGGACCACGGACAGCGAAGCTGCCGATAAGGCCATCACGGAGATACCGTTTGTCACAAGCACACAGTTAGGTTCACTGGTTTGTTGTTTGCGCAGTCAGAAAGTAAGCAAATGAAGAAAGTACCATAAAACTTAAAATCGAATAGTTTACCATTCCCATAGAATGTAACATACGC from Sardina pilchardus chromosome 7, fSarPil1.1, whole genome shotgun sequence encodes the following:
- the nppb gene encoding natriuretic peptides B — encoded protein: MQLFNIPITLLLAFLNLHLLSGHPVVPSETLSSEDVDILKVLLRQLEDSIPEQRPAASDGDSAQRDADVPLEDMSLPEEEDYTQPQSAQHPRLSLADVKEFLSARDLKAVRNDSSKRYSACFGRRMDRIGSMTSLGCNTVGRKNRRR
- the nppal gene encoding natriuretic peptide A-like, whose amino-acid sequence is MIANISLLCLSSLLILNIVGAKPISSLQNLKQLLEDEAVGPYFDMNESEVDGKDLSPERSDFGAGATGHPWENAEGDTAMSGKENALARLLNDILSTSKRSWSRFKKGGLRSCFGVRLERIGSFSGLGC